In the genome of Segatella copri, one region contains:
- a CDS encoding CTP synthase yields the protein MAETKYIFVTGGVVSSLGKGIISSSIGKLLQARGYNITIQKFDPYINIDPGTLNPYEHGECYVTVDGMETDLDLGHYERFTGIQTTKANSLTTGRIYKAVIDKERRGDYLGKTIQVVPHITDEIKRNVKLLGKKYHYDFVITEIGGTIGDIESAPYMEAIRQLKWELGKNAVNVHLTYVPYLKAAGELKTKPTQHSVKELQSVGIQPDVLILRTEKHLEEGILKKVASFCNVDLDCVIQSEDLPSIYEVPVNMQNQGLDTAILRKMGEPIGEKPALGPWRTFLDRRNKATEVVNIGLVGKYDLQDAYKSIRESLSHAGTYNDHKVKITFINSEYLTEENVAEQLKGQDGVVICPGFGQRGIEGKIIAAHYTRTHDIPTFGICLGMQMMVIEFARNVLGYKDANSREMDEKTPHNVIDIMEEQKNISNMGGTMRLGAYECVLKQGSRVFNIYKKEHIQERHRHRYEFNNEFLKEYEKHGMMCVGRNPESDLVEIVEIPGLKWYIGTQYHPEYQSTVLKPHPLFVDFVKTAIANKK from the coding sequence GTGGCTGAAACAAAGTACATCTTCGTTACCGGTGGTGTGGTTTCTTCTTTGGGTAAGGGAATCATCTCATCATCCATCGGTAAACTTCTTCAAGCAAGAGGCTACAACATTACTATCCAAAAGTTTGACCCATACATCAACATCGACCCGGGTACACTGAACCCGTATGAGCATGGTGAGTGCTATGTAACGGTAGATGGTATGGAGACCGACCTCGACCTCGGACACTACGAGCGATTCACCGGCATTCAGACTACAAAAGCGAATTCTCTCACCACTGGTCGTATCTACAAGGCAGTGATTGACAAGGAACGTCGTGGCGATTATCTCGGTAAAACCATCCAGGTGGTGCCTCACATCACCGACGAGATCAAGCGCAACGTGAAGCTGCTCGGCAAGAAGTATCACTATGACTTCGTGATTACTGAGATTGGCGGAACCATCGGCGACATCGAGAGTGCCCCTTACATGGAAGCTATCCGACAGCTGAAATGGGAACTGGGCAAGAACGCCGTCAATGTGCACCTCACCTACGTGCCTTACCTCAAGGCAGCAGGCGAGTTGAAGACAAAGCCTACCCAGCACTCCGTGAAGGAACTGCAGAGCGTAGGTATTCAGCCAGATGTTCTGATTCTCCGCACCGAGAAGCATCTCGAAGAGGGAATCCTGAAGAAGGTGGCTAGCTTCTGCAACGTAGATTTAGACTGCGTAATCCAGAGCGAAGACCTTCCTAGCATCTACGAGGTGCCTGTAAACATGCAGAACCAGGGCCTCGACACCGCCATTCTCCGCAAGATGGGCGAACCTATCGGCGAGAAGCCTGCGCTGGGTCCTTGGAGAACTTTCCTCGACCGCAGAAACAAGGCTACAGAGGTGGTAAACATCGGTCTCGTAGGAAAATACGACCTGCAGGATGCCTACAAGAGTATCCGCGAGAGCCTCTCGCATGCCGGCACCTACAACGACCACAAGGTGAAGATTACATTCATCAACTCAGAATATCTCACAGAAGAGAACGTGGCTGAGCAGCTGAAGGGTCAGGATGGCGTAGTCATCTGTCCTGGATTCGGCCAGCGAGGCATCGAGGGCAAGATCATCGCTGCCCACTACACCCGCACCCACGACATCCCTACCTTCGGCATCTGCCTGGGTATGCAGATGATGGTGATCGAGTTCGCCCGCAACGTGCTGGGCTACAAGGATGCCAACTCACGCGAGATGGATGAGAAGACTCCGCATAATGTCATCGACATCATGGAGGAGCAGAAGAACATATCAAACATGGGTGGAACCATGCGACTCGGAGCCTACGAGTGCGTGCTGAAGCAGGGCAGTCGCGTGTTCAACATCTATAAGAAGGAGCATATCCAGGAGCGCCACCGCCACCGCTATGAGTTCAACAACGAATTCCTGAAGGAATACGAGAAGCATGGCATGATGTGCGTGGGCCGCAACCCAGAGAGCGACCTGGTAGAAATCGTGGAGATTCCGGGCTTGAAGTGGTATATAGGAACACAGTATCACCCAGAATACCAGAGCACGGTTTTGAAACCACACCCACTGTTTGTTGACTTTGTAAAGACCGCCATCGCTAACAAGAAATAG